The sequence CGGCGTCCAGGCCCTTTTCAATGGCCCGGCGCAGGAAAACAGAATTCAAGGACTTGCGGGCCTGGGGCGACAGACCGTAGGAGACGTTGCTTATTCCCAGGATGGTGTGGGAACTGGGGAATAGGGATTTAATCTTTGTGATGGCGTCTAAAGTCTCTTTGGCAGAGGGTTTTAATGATTCGTCCCCGGAACCCAGGCTGAAGGTCAGAAAGTCGAACAGCAGGTCCTGCTCGGACAATCCGCATTCAATGGCCATCTGGTAAAGGCGCTGGGCGGCGGCAATCTTCCGGTCCGCGGTGGAAGCCATGCCCTGCTCGTCTATGGTCAGGCAGACTACCGCCGCGCCGTACTGCCGGCAAAGCTCGAATGTCTCCCTGGCCCTTTTCCCCCCGTCCTCCAGATTGACCGAGTTGACGAGACAGCGCCCGGCCAGTCGCTTCAAGGCTTCCTCCACCGCTTGAGGGCTGGTGGAGTCTATCATCACTGGGAGCTGCAGCCGGGTGTTGAGCCTGGAACAAAAGACCTGGTAGTCCAAAACCTCCGGCCGCCCGGCCGCCGCCAATGAAAGATCTATGGCATGGGACTGCTCGGCCTGCTGTTCCAGGGCCGCTTTCATCATGCCTTCGTAGTCGTCCTTCTGCAGGCATTCCCTAAAAAGTTTGCTGCCCGTCACATTGGTCCGTTCACCGATGATCAGCGGCTTGGGCTCGGTCTTTATATCCTGGGCCTGATAGAGCGAGGAAATGCGGGCCGTTCTTGTTTCCAAGGGCTTCCGGGCCGGGATATCTTTTAAGGCCAAGGCCAGTTCCCGGATATGCCCGGGGGTGGTGCCGCAGCAGCCGCCGGCGATGTTCAATCCCACCGCAGAGGCGAAGTTTTTCATCTGCCCGGCAAAATCTTTGGGTGCCAGGTCGTAAACTGTCCGGCCGTCAACCAATTTGGGCAGGCCGGCGTTGGGCATCAAAAATAAAAGTTTTGATGAATGCCGGGCCAGGTAGTAGACCGCCTCAGTCAGCCCTTTAGGCCCCAGGCTGCAGTTGATCCCGATGGCGGCCAGGGGCAAGGGTTCCAGCGCGGCCAGCGCCGCTGCGATGTCGCTGCCCAAAAGGATCCGGCCGCTCTGGTTGATGGTCACCGAGCCGATGATGGGCCGGAACTGATCTTGTTCTTTGAGCGTCCGGTCAATCGCTATTACCGCAGCCTTGAGTTGGAGCAGGTCCTGGCAGGTCTCCACTATAAAGCAGTCGGCTCCGCCAGCCAGCAACCCCTGGGCCTGGGGCAAATAACTCTGCACTAATTCGTCGAATGATATCTGTCCCAGACCGGGCAGGCGGGAGCCAGGCCCCAGGGAGCCGGCCACGCACCTGGGATCATCTGATTTTGAGAATTCACCGGCCGCCTGCTTAGCCAACTGGGCCGCTTCCCGGTTCAACTCAAAACATTTTTCGGCCAGACCGTGTTCGGCCAGGATGTGCCGGGCCCCGCCGAAACTGTCGGTCTCGATGATCTGGGCGCCGGCCGCCAGATAATCTTTATGGATATTTAAGATGACCTCGGGCCGGGAGAGACATAAAAACTCATGGCAGCCTGGATGGCCGCCGTAATCCTCGTCCTTTAAGCCGACCGCAAAAAGCTGGCTGCCCATGCCGCCGTCCATTATCAGGATCCTTTGGCGGGAGTTTTCCAGAAAGCCTTCCGGGTTCTGTTTCATATTATCCCTTTTTGTTTCAGATTGGAAAGCACTCCGGCCACGGCCTGGCCCTTGCCCATGGTGTAAAAATGGAGGCAGGGGACCTTCTGTTCATACAACCCGGCGCAGAGCCCAGTGGCAAAATCCACTCCGGCCCAGCGGGCCGAGGCCGGATCAGGCGCGCTCAATATCCGCTCCACCAAGCCTTGAGGCAGGTTGACGTGGAAGTCGCGGGGGATGGCGGTCAGCTGGCGGGGGCTGGCGATGACCTTGACGCCGGGGATCACCGGAACGTTGATGCCCTCGGCCCGCACCCGGTCCAGGTAGTTCTTGAATATTTCGGCCGAGAAAACCATCTGGGTGATGATGTAAGAGGCGCCGCGGGCGATCTTCTCCTTCAAATGCCTGATGTCCTCGTCCAGATTGGGGGCCTCGTAATGTTTTTCGGGGTAGCCGGCCACCCCAATGCAGAAGTTGGTGGGGTCGGCCACGTCCAGCTCTTCCAGGTATTTTCCCTTATTAAGATTGGCTACCTGCTCCACTAATTCCGAGGCGTAGCGGTGGCCGTCTTTCTCCGGCTCAAACTCGCCGATGCCCGGCGGGGGATCGCCCCGCAGCGCAAACAGGTTGGTGAAGCCCAAATAATGGAAGTCTATCAGCGCGTCCTCGGTCTCGTATTTGTTGAACCCGCCGCAGATCAGGTGGGGCACGGTCTCGATCTGGTACTTGTTGGCCAGGGCCGCGCAGATGCCCACGGTGCCAGGCTTCTTGCGGCGGGGGATCTTTTTGATGACCTCGTCCACTTCCTCGTAGACGATGCTCTGCTGGTGGTAGGTGACATTGATGAACGAGGGGTTGTAGGGCTTGAGCAGATCCACCGCTTGGTAGATGCTCTGGATGCTGTGGCCTTTTTCGGGCGGGGTGATCTCCAGGGAAACCAGGGTCTTTTTGCGGTTCTGCAGGTATTCGGTGATGTGCATTGTTATTTGATAAGCTCTCAAGTGGTTTAGGGGGATTACCTTTATAAGGAAGGCAGGAATACAGGAAGGATAGTTGAATTTGTGCTACGAATTATAAAATCGTGCTACGGTCTATGCGGAAATAAAAGGCAAGTTACTTGCTATTGTCAAACCGATGGATTGGTCCATGCCAACCGCCGCAACCATTAGACAAGTCTTCAAAATTACCTTGTGTGTAGTCTGAAATAATTTTACGCCAAAATGCCTGGGCCGGTTTGTTTTCTTTGCCCACGGCTATTTCCCAAGTGCCGTGAAACTTATCTAACAGACAAAACGCGGCTTGTTTACTTATTCCGGTAAGACGATATTTTTTCAAAATAAAGAATTCAGCCATGCTGTAATCTACATGTTTCCCCGAATTGCTATGCTGGTTAATTAATGCAAAACCAGCCAAGTTCTCGTTAACTTTAAAAAGAAACGGAAAGCGTCCTTTTTCTATCCAGTAGTGATCCAGGTAATTGTAATTAAACAAACCGTGGGCGTCTAAAGGGATAGGCTCATATTCCGTTAAATCATACAAATACAATTGCATTAAATTCCGAATGATTGGTTTGTCGGAAAGAGAAGCTTCAACTATGTCAACTTGCATAAGGAATTCCCTATGTAAATGTTTTGTCCCGTTTTGGAGAGAAAAAAAATAATGAAAACTGAAACAGCCCAGAAAAGGCTCCGCCGTATAATTCTTAATGATATAATATAGCTTTCGGCTATGTCAAGCATAAAATGAGCTTTGGGTGGGCTTTTTGGGGTTAAATTGGGGGTAATGCGGCAATTTCCGATTATTTACAGGTTTTGTATGATTTTTTAATTGTAAAATTTTAATTGTTAAAACATCTTGACATTTATGCTGTAAATATTATATAATTAACATTTCAGTCTTTTACAAAAATTTTTGACAAAATATTTCCGTTTTCGTCGCGGCGATGAAAACCGGACGGGGGTGTTTTTGTCTTTAAAAATTACCTTATAGGGCAAGGAGAATTAATGCCAACCATCAGCCAACTGATCCGCAGCGGGCGCAATTCCAAACGCAAGAAGACCAAGGCCCCGGCCTTGAATTCCTGCCCCCAGCGCAAGGGCGTGTGCCTCCGGGTCTACACCACCACCCCTAAAAAGCCCAACTCGGCTTTGCGCAAGGTGGCCAAGGTTCGCCTGACCAACGGATTCGAGATCCTGTCCTACATCCCGGGCGAGGGGCACAACCTGCAGGAGCACTCCATCGTCATGGTGCGGGGCGGCCGCGTCAAGGACCTGCCCGGCGTGCGCTATCACATCGTGCGCGGCACCCTGGATACCTCCGGGGTGGAGGGCCGCAAGAAGAGCCGCTCGCTGTACGGCGCCAAACGGGTCAAGGCCGGCGCCAAGAAGTAACCTGCCTCAGCCACAGAGACACCCTTCAATTCATCAGGATAAACTCCGGCACAGAGGTGCTTCCAAATGCGAATCGTGAATTGTAAATCGTGAAATGTGGCTCCCCGGTAAAAAATCCAAATAGAAATCAGAATATTAGGAACTGATATAAAATGCCAAGAAGAAAAAGAGTCATCAAACGCGAGGTCCTGCCGGATCCCAAATACCACGATACCATGGTCACCATCTTCATCAACAACATCATGAAGTGCGGGAAGAAGAGCGTGGCCGAGAAGATCTTCTACCAGGCGGTGGAGCTGGTGGAACAGAAGCTGAAGCTTCCGGGGATCGACGTCTTCAAGCAGGCCCTGAACAACATCAAGCCGGTGCTGGAGGTCAAGCCTCGCCGGGTGGGCGGCGCCACCTACCAGGTGCCGATTGAGGTCAAGCCCGAACGGCGCACCGCCCTGGCCATCCGCTGGATGATCGCCGCGGCCAAGGCCCGCTCCGAAAAGACCATGCGCGATCGCCTGGCCGGGGAGATCATGTCGGCCAACAAGAACGAGGGCGGGGCCGTCAAAAAGAAGGAAGACACCCACAAGATGGCCGAGGCCAACAAGGCTTTCAGCCACTACCGGTTCTAAAGCCCGACCTGTACCGAGACTGCACCAGGGATTTTTAACGGACACTGACTGCGACAGGCTCAGTCGAACGAATTACACTGACATTGCTTTGACATTGGCTTCACCCCAAGTTTATTACCAATAACAAAACGTTATAAAATCATTTCCCGCAGTGTTTGTTCGCTTACGCTTCTTGCTTGCCTTCCCTTGGGGGCCATAGCTTTAGCGAAGGTATCAGTGTCTAAAAAGTACCGGATCCCGTTCGGATGAAAAAAGATTTTTGACTTTTAAAAAAATTAAGATTTGTAAAATGAGAAACCTGACGCCATTTGTAATTCCCGACGAAAAAAGATAACTTTCAGCCCGCCGCCTTCCTTCAGGCGTTGGTTGAAGGGATGGCGGACGGTTAAAGGCAGAAAGTAAAGTTGGAATACAGATGACCCAGGCTTCTTCGTTAAATAAGACCAGGAACATCGGCATCATGGCCCATATCGATGCCGGTAAGACCACCACCACCGAGA is a genomic window of candidate division TA06 bacterium containing:
- a CDS encoding homocysteine S-methyltransferase family protein; translation: MKQNPEGFLENSRQRILIMDGGMGSQLFAVGLKDEDYGGHPGCHEFLCLSRPEVILNIHKDYLAAGAQIIETDSFGGARHILAEHGLAEKCFELNREAAQLAKQAAGEFSKSDDPRCVAGSLGPGSRLPGLGQISFDELVQSYLPQAQGLLAGGADCFIVETCQDLLQLKAAVIAIDRTLKEQDQFRPIIGSVTINQSGRILLGSDIAAALAALEPLPLAAIGINCSLGPKGLTEAVYYLARHSSKLLFLMPNAGLPKLVDGRTVYDLAPKDFAGQMKNFASAVGLNIAGGCCGTTPGHIRELALALKDIPARKPLETRTARISSLYQAQDIKTEPKPLIIGERTNVTGSKLFRECLQKDDYEGMMKAALEQQAEQSHAIDLSLAAAGRPEVLDYQVFCSRLNTRLQLPVMIDSTSPQAVEEALKRLAGRCLVNSVNLEDGGKRARETFELCRQYGAAVVCLTIDEQGMASTADRKIAAAQRLYQMAIECGLSEQDLLFDFLTFSLGSGDESLKPSAKETLDAITKIKSLFPSSHTILGISNVSYGLSPQARKSLNSVFLRRAIEKGLDAAIMHAGRIMPLHLIPPQLVKLCDDLLLNRQSGSKPPLESLLAFFSHHKIGEESVAHQNFVPPAQRLEQHVLSGDSQGLEQTLKALLKEETPLYIIREDLLPAMDKVGKLFGQGKLQLPFVLRSAEVMRSASDFLKPMLGKKKNEARGSIVLATVRGDIHDIGKNLVAMILEANGFKVINLGVKQSAEQIINAVKEHQPTAVGLSGLLVESVKAMTEYLEVFKAQGLSLPVICGGAALSSDYLEKTMRPLYPAVHYAKDAMDGFKVMQQLTTPAKPSETEAIPQPVENNKLTLKIPLQPTKPFKPASPGKEAPFKRPRELSVKRPAKQKLPFEGSKIEKKIPLHLLLDHLNRRALYQSRWQMVSGKADKTKAERQTSSAETAFNELWEMAIKKDILRPKTVYGFYRARWKGSQLVILKPKSKKEWMTLTFSDKIRDSWPSGSQEELTVVLQLVTLGKKVSKRCRKFNQDGKVQKEFLLHGLAAELTEALAKWSNAKVNKLAGWKNTIRLSPGYPVWPKLSQQEKIFSVLKPKRIKVALSESHQMDPEFSTSAIIFNKG
- a CDS encoding methylenetetrahydrofolate reductase encodes the protein MHITEYLQNRKKTLVSLEITPPEKGHSIQSIYQAVDLLKPYNPSFINVTYHQQSIVYEEVDEVIKKIPRRKKPGTVGICAALANKYQIETVPHLICGGFNKYETEDALIDFHYLGFTNLFALRGDPPPGIGEFEPEKDGHRYASELVEQVANLNKGKYLEELDVADPTNFCIGVAGYPEKHYEAPNLDEDIRHLKEKIARGASYIITQMVFSAEIFKNYLDRVRAEGINVPVIPGVKVIASPRQLTAIPRDFHVNLPQGLVERILSAPDPASARWAGVDFATGLCAGLYEQKVPCLHFYTMGKGQAVAGVLSNLKQKGII
- a CDS encoding GNAT family N-acetyltransferase — encoded protein: MQVDIVEASLSDKPIIRNLMQLYLYDLTEYEPIPLDAHGLFNYNYLDHYWIEKGRFPFLFKVNENLAGFALINQHSNSGKHVDYSMAEFFILKKYRLTGISKQAAFCLLDKFHGTWEIAVGKENKPAQAFWRKIISDYTQGNFEDLSNGCGGWHGPIHRFDNSK
- a CDS encoding 30S ribosomal protein S12; this encodes MPTISQLIRSGRNSKRKKTKAPALNSCPQRKGVCLRVYTTTPKKPNSALRKVAKVRLTNGFEILSYIPGEGHNLQEHSIVMVRGGRVKDLPGVRYHIVRGTLDTSGVEGRKKSRSLYGAKRVKAGAKK
- the rpsG gene encoding 30S ribosomal protein S7 — translated: MPRRKRVIKREVLPDPKYHDTMVTIFINNIMKCGKKSVAEKIFYQAVELVEQKLKLPGIDVFKQALNNIKPVLEVKPRRVGGATYQVPIEVKPERRTALAIRWMIAAAKARSEKTMRDRLAGEIMSANKNEGGAVKKKEDTHKMAEANKAFSHYRF